The following is a genomic window from Hymenobacter monticola.
TTTGACCACCCCAACCGCCAAGTAGACGGTTGTTTACCCTTCATATGACCCATTTCAACCCCTGGCACGACGTGTCGCGCGGCGACGAGACGCCCACCATCGTGCAATCCATCATTGAAATCCCCAAAGGCAGCAAAGGCAAGTACGAGCTCGACAAAGAAAGCGGCCTGCTGAAACTCGACCGCGTGCTCTTCTCGGCCGTGCACTACCCGGCCGCCTACGGCTTCATCCCCCAGACGTATTGCGACGACAAAGACCCGCTTGATATTCTGGTGCTGTGCTCGGTTGATATCGTGCCCATGTGCCTCGTGGAGGCCAAGGTCATCGGCGTGATGCAGATGGTGGACCAGGATGAGGAAGATGACAAAATCATCGCCGTG
Proteins encoded in this region:
- a CDS encoding inorganic diphosphatase, with translation MTHFNPWHDVSRGDETPTIVQSIIEIPKGSKGKYELDKESGLLKLDRVLFSAVHYPAAYGFIPQTYCDDKDPLDILVLCSVDIVPMCLVEAKVIGVMQMVDQDEEDDKIIAVAAHDISVNHYNDISDLPPHTLLEMQRFFEDYKALEHNKHVVVERFMGKEDAYRIINDSIKLYEETFGNREAK